In the genome of Crassostrea angulata isolate pt1a10 chromosome 6, ASM2561291v2, whole genome shotgun sequence, the window aaggttttctttaatttatcaGTTTATTCAACTCGTCGATTTGACAAACTTTTGGTCTGCTTTCCAACATGGCAAAATAGAGTATACTACGACATATTGAGTATATAGCAGCTTAAAATGTACAAGAAATATCCAAATCACATCtctataaattaattatatatgggGCCTACTTAGCATCAGCTAGGTGTTCAACCTAAAGCATTTATCTTTTAACATTGGTACATTTGTCagaaaattttttacattgtagatagaaaaactgttattttgagattttcttaacTCTTGTATTTATTTGGGTATAAATAATTCTGATTCCAAGactattttttaattatgactATATTGAAATTTTCTTGGTGGCTTGTATAAATTATTGCCATcttaaattttaacaaactaaatcaaatctttttatttttctcttaaatGGGGGGTTGCATTGGTGGTACATGACGTGGCATCGGAGGAGGGGgtaccccaccccccccccccccttttttttaacaataatcattttcttaaaacattcctatgaaatgaattttgaaaggAACTTGCACATCTGACTATTCTGGTCAAAAATTCGAGTTAAGTTTGCCCCCCTCCCACTTTTAAATATGATAGTTTCTGCCTGCCAACGTTAAGGGATATTTGTCATTTTGTGTTAAGATATTACCATGGGAAAAATAGTATGTACAATGATCTGTGAATATGATATTTGAGCAACCCTATGTTTATGCTTCCTTAAACCAATTTGAAAACAAGTTTTCATTTCATTGGAAATTACTAGACTTGGCCAAATTGACACACAAgtagaaagtacatgtaatagtcCCAATATCTAGACAATGTAATGGACATTTTCTGTTGTATATACCGGAAATTACACTAAACATTCCTTCAGTGGAGAGAGATTTGGGGACTTTTAAAATACACTTTTAATACGAACAAAAATTTCATCTTTGTAGAAACAATATAAGATAACAAAATGTTACGTACTAATTTACccttttcttctttatttttacaataatctttttttttttaaacaaaagaaacattTGTCACGACACTTTCAAGGAACCAACAGACACTCCATCAAAGGTCAAAGCAATGTCCAGCAGATTCTGTCCCACTTGTTCTTTTTCGCCTCCTGCTTGGAATTCTGCTGACAGTTCTCTGTAAGTGATGGCAAGTCTTTTCCCTGTGATGTCACATCTGTGAATTCCATGCATCCAAGCGTGTCGAGCCGGGCCATACACCACGATCAAAGAATTACGAAACAACGGTATGTGGACACTTATATCTGGATAATCTGATGAGGTCATGCAAAGTATAGTGTCTGACCctaagttcaaggtcactagcCGCTCCCCCCAGAGCCAGAAGTCATCAAAATGTGGGTCAATTGATGATCCCCGCTCCGGCAGATATTCTAGGTTGCATTGTTCCACAGGTtcgaaatcttttaaaatgtcCGTTGATTTCATTCTTTTATACAGCACTCTGCTGAAATCTGGCAGTCCAGTGAACACATctgatttgattttctttcttttgaaatttaCTTTTGGGCCATAATCcttaaaagatttaaatataaCGAATGAAATATGCATATACAATCACATTTACACAAAACAGTAAAAGTTAGCCATATCTACACACAATATTActgaatttattaaattttgttacaattttttagtataaattgaattattaataaatatcagttttaaattaaccctttatttttgtttgtactGGTACTTATGaatctataaatacatgtactggaaGATGTACCAGTAGAAGTTGGTTGCATgacaaaaactttcaaaaaaggGCACCATTAATATTATATGGTCaaatatcttaaaaagtgaattttaaaagacaATAAGATTTCAAACAATGTGTTCTTCCATCCACGATGATATCACAAAATGTCTCGCACCACcttttataaaattcattcCCAAGGAATTACCTGTTTTCGCCTCCCAGATTGAGATTCCACAAAAGGACTTTTGTAGATGTGTTCTAAAATATCTGATTCCTCTTCTGGTGATATAAAATCTCTCTGAATAAAAATCCCTGGGAATTCTAAAGTGTTTCCATGGTGATTAGGATGATCATCAGCTGTGCCTCCTACATAAGCCATGTTGCAGAGGTCACAAAAACTGTGAATTTTTCTTGAGCacttctaatgaaaaaaaaaaataattgaagatTATATTACATGAACTGCAATAACTGAAACTACAGTCAAACTTAGCTACTGTAATAAGTATAAATTTACACATGCAAggttataatgaaataccaatgcAGAGTGATTTTGATTCATTGCAAATGTAATTTGTTACATctgatatctttaaagttaat includes:
- the LOC128188689 gene encoding alpha-ketoglutarate-dependent dioxygenase alkB homolog 4-like, with the protein product MSQCGCKGIRTCLVCEKVERQNETEKKCSRKIHSFCDLCNMAYVGGTADDHPNHHGNTLEFPGIFIQRDFISPEEESDILEHIYKSPFVESQSGRRKQDYGPKVNFKRKKIKSDVFTGLPDFSRVLYKRMKSTDILKDFEPVEQCNLEYLPERGSSIDPHFDDFWLWGERLVTLNLGSDTILCMTSSDYPDISVHIPLFRNSLIVVYGPARHAWMHGIHRCDITGKRLAITYRELSAEFQAGGEKEQVGQNLLDIALTFDGVSVGSLKVS